Proteins encoded by one window of Rutidosis leptorrhynchoides isolate AG116_Rl617_1_P2 chromosome 7, CSIRO_AGI_Rlap_v1, whole genome shotgun sequence:
- the LOC139858393 gene encoding shikimate O-hydroxycinnamoyltransferase-like → MKIQIKKSTIVKPAEKTAATNLYLSTIDLTVPNFYTLIAYFYRPNGAVNFFDTKLIKDGLSKALVAFYPMAGRFKKDKHGRFVIDCQEQGVLFVEAESDGVIEDFGDFSPSLELQKLTPNVDCSLGIESCPLLITQVTHFKCGGVSVGIGLHHFVADGVAELHFIKSWSDMVRGVDLTLQPFIDRTVLRARDPPQPIFEHTEYRPCPYPPTKSSSLKDESDETPIASIFKLTRDQLNVIKAKSKEGGNTNIYGSFEMLAAHIWRSVCKARGLLDDQVTTLVIPVDGRTRLEPALPPGYFGNVILVVPTTEVVGELQSNPMWYAANKIHDTIVLRNNAYYRSAIDYLELQPDIMAVSQGANMFRYPNLGISSWTGLSVYDVDFGWGQPIFMGPTSIAFEGICYVIPNPINDGSISVVLSLQAQHMKLFSNIFYEIFINDSSKL, encoded by the coding sequence ATGAAGATCCAAATAAAAAAATCCACCATCGTGAAACCAGCAGAGAAGACGGCGGCAACAAACCTATATCTATCTACCATCGACCTAACGGTCCCAAATTTTTACACACTGATTGCGTATTTTTACCGGCCCAATGGCGCTGTCAACTTTTTTGATACGAAATTGATCAAGGACGGTCTTAGTAAAGCGTTAGTTGCGTTTTACCCAATGGCAGGACGATTCAAGAAAGACAAACATGGGAGATTTGTGATTGATTGTCAAGAACAAGGCGTGTTGTTTGTGGAGGCTGAGTCTGATGGTGTGATCGAAGATTTCGGTGACTTTTCACCTTCGTTGGAGCTCCAGAAACTCACTCCGAACGTTGATTGCTCGCTAGGAATCGAATCGTGTCCTCTGTTGATAACCCAGGTAACTCATTTCAAATGTGGGGGAGTTTCGGTTGGAATCGGTTTGCACCATTTTGTTGCAGACGGTGTAGCCGAGTTGCACTTTATTAAATCATGGTCCGATATGGTTCGTGGCGTTGACCTTACTCTTCAACCTTTCATAGACCGGACAGTTCTTCGTGCTCGGGACCCACCACAACCTATCTTCGAGCACACAGAATACCGTCCGTGTCCCTATCCACCAACAAAATCATCATCGCTCAAAGACGAATCAGATGAAACCCCAATTGCCTCCATTTTTAAGTTGACACGAGACCAACTCAACGTAATCAAAGCAAAATCTAAAGAAGGTGGCAACACGAACATCTATGGTTCGTTTGAAATGCTTGCGGCTCATATATGGAGGTCGGTATGTAAAGCTCGCGGCCTACTAGATGATCAGGTCACAACACTTGTCATACCGGTTGATGGGCGGACTCGTCTTGAGCCTGCTTTACCACCGGGCTATTTTGGGAATGTTATCTTAGTGGTCCCCACTACGGAGGTAGTAGGCGAGCTTCAATCAAACCCAATGTGGTATGCTGCTAATAAAATCCATGACACGATAGTATTGAGGAATAACGCTTATTACAGGTCAGCGATCGACTATTTGGAATTACAGCCCGATATTATGGCTGTGAGTCAGGGTGCCAATATGTTTAGATATCCGAATCTTGGAATAAGTAGTTGGACAGGGCTCTCAGTTTATGATGTGGATTTTGGATGGGGCCAGCCTATATTCATGGGCCCCACTTCGATCGCATTTGAAGGTATCTGTTATGTGATACCAAACCCGATCAATGACGGGAGCATTTCGGTTGTCTTGTCGCTGCAAGCTCAACACATGAAGCTCTTCAGCAACATCTTCTATGAAATTTTCATAAATGATTCATCAAAACTTTAA